In one window of Desulfonatronospira thiodismutans ASO3-1 DNA:
- a CDS encoding formate dehydrogenase subunit gamma translates to MQQNNNEIVLERFNARRRLVHWIHAAAFFVLLGTGLTYVTPGLTFLAEGGIPGTLHRIFAVVFLAVPLIYLVIDPKGFREFVRDSLNFEKSDIGFHLRMPYYILGKTQGIPPQGKLNAGHKMHHIFMGILFVTLGVSGLIKWFGVGHMGPAMLNLMGTVHIISVFVITIMTLGHVYFTVVYWAIPSMIHGKVTESYVKLEHRKWWDEELAPKVKGSSEKSQSG, encoded by the coding sequence ATGCAGCAGAACAATAACGAAATAGTCTTGGAACGGTTTAATGCCAGACGAAGGCTGGTACACTGGATTCATGCCGCCGCCTTTTTTGTTCTTCTGGGCACAGGGCTTACTTATGTCACCCCGGGACTGACCTTCCTGGCTGAAGGCGGAATCCCCGGCACCCTGCACAGGATTTTTGCCGTGGTATTTCTGGCGGTGCCTTTGATTTACCTGGTAATCGATCCAAAAGGATTCAGAGAGTTCGTGCGCGATTCCCTGAATTTCGAAAAAAGCGACATCGGATTTCACCTGCGCATGCCCTACTATATACTGGGCAAAACCCAGGGAATACCGCCGCAGGGCAAACTCAACGCCGGACACAAAATGCATCACATATTTATGGGCATTCTCTTTGTTACCCTGGGCGTATCCGGCCTGATCAAGTGGTTTGGAGTCGGTCACATGGGCCCCGCCATGTTGAACCTCATGGGCACCGTGCATATTATCTCCGTATTCGTCATCACTATCATGACTCTGGGCCACGTTTACTTTACCGTGGTCTACTGGGCTATTCCGTCCATGATTCACGGCAAGGTGACCGAGAGCTATGTCAAGCTGGAGCACCGCAAATGGTGGGATGAGGAGCTGGCCCCGAAAGTCAAGGGGTCTTCAGAAAAAAGTCAGAGCGGTTAA
- a CDS encoding type II toxin-antitoxin system RelE/ParE family toxin, with product MWELFLASSTVEQELMELPPEMKARLLKVAELIKTHGLPNVGMPYVRHIQDELWEIRLAGKDAIGRGLYVTLAGKRIVILRFFVKKTRKTPGKEIRTALERLRSISDETLRGIEGRNSKRS from the coding sequence ATGTGGGAACTGTTTCTGGCCAGTTCAACAGTGGAGCAGGAGCTTATGGAACTGCCACCGGAAATGAAGGCCAGACTCCTGAAGGTGGCTGAGCTGATCAAGACGCACGGCCTGCCAAATGTCGGGATGCCTTATGTTCGCCACATCCAAGATGAGCTCTGGGAGATAAGGCTTGCAGGAAAGGATGCCATCGGCAGGGGCCTTTATGTAACCCTGGCCGGAAAACGAATTGTTATCCTGCGCTTTTTCGTCAAAAAGACCCGGAAAACTCCAGGGAAGGAAATCAGAACCGCCCTGGAAAGATTAAGGAGCATTTCAGATGAAACCCTTAGGGGAATTGAAGGAAGAAATTCTAAAAGATCCTGA
- a CDS encoding universal stress protein — protein sequence MQKLNKHFLLAVSDDASLQYGARFLGYFFHNKGEIRVDMLNIAYNPQKTMAEPGDPTPHQTTQMQHASLEKGKLALQSAREKLEGYGFAEDSLKTDLKMQTFSTVHDLVSYGRKGLYDSLVLGHRGIGMLESLVQDSISSKLLHQECEMPLWICREPVRAKKDILICTDGSEASLGAADHAGFILAGEPEHDITVLHVAGSGSQADREKIINSTVDRLLDNNIDQKRITAKSLDRTDTARTILDYARENSFAVIAMGRTERHKSPGRLGRFFMGSVSEKVFKNFRQASLWIHH from the coding sequence ATGCAAAAACTGAATAAACACTTTCTCCTTGCTGTAAGCGATGATGCTTCCCTCCAGTACGGGGCCCGATTCCTTGGCTACTTTTTCCACAACAAGGGCGAGATTCGCGTGGACATGCTTAATATCGCCTACAATCCCCAGAAGACCATGGCCGAACCCGGGGATCCCACCCCGCATCAGACCACTCAGATGCAGCACGCCAGCCTGGAAAAAGGCAAGCTGGCCCTGCAGTCTGCCCGGGAAAAACTCGAAGGTTACGGCTTTGCCGAAGACAGTCTGAAAACCGATCTCAAGATGCAGACCTTCTCCACGGTGCATGATCTGGTCTCTTATGGCCGCAAAGGTCTTTACGACTCCCTGGTCCTTGGTCACAGGGGAATCGGCATGCTGGAAAGCCTGGTCCAGGACAGCATCAGCAGCAAACTTCTGCACCAGGAATGCGAAATGCCCCTGTGGATCTGCCGGGAACCTGTCAGAGCAAAGAAAGATATCCTTATCTGCACCGATGGGTCTGAAGCAAGCCTGGGTGCAGCAGATCACGCGGGCTTCATCCTGGCCGGGGAGCCGGAGCATGACATCACTGTGCTGCACGTTGCCGGTTCCGGGAGCCAGGCAGACCGGGAAAAAATCATAAACAGCACTGTAGACCGACTCCTGGACAACAACATTGACCAGAAGAGGATAACCGCCAAAAGCCTGGACAGAACAGATACTGCCCGCACAATTCTTGACTATGCCCGGGAGAACAGTTTTGCAGTAATCGCCATGGGCCGTACCGAGCGGCATAAAAGCCCCGGCAGACTGGGCCGGTTTTTTATGGGTTCAGTGAGCGAAAAAGTCTTCAAGAATTTCCGGCAGGCCAGCCTCTGGATACACCATTGA
- a CDS encoding helix-turn-helix domain-containing protein, translating into MKPLGELKEEILKDPDVKREYDRLQDEFGFASMLIEARTKAGLTQTELARRMGMKQAGIARLESGRHNPSMKTLQKYAAATGHELSVRMLPRM; encoded by the coding sequence ATGAAACCCTTAGGGGAATTGAAGGAAGAAATTCTAAAAGATCCTGATGTCAAAAGGGAATATGACCGCCTGCAGGATGAGTTTGGCTTTGCTTCCATGCTTATTGAGGCCAGGACAAAGGCCGGGCTCACTCAGACCGAACTTGCCAGGCGCATGGGCATGAAGCAGGCAGGAATAGCCCGCCTGGAGTCCGGCAGGCATAATCCGAGCATGAAAACGCTGCAGAAATACGCTGCGGCAACAGGGCATGAATTGTCCGTCCGTATGCTGCCAAGGATGTAG
- a CDS encoding helix-turn-helix domain-containing protein, producing the protein MIIQIGADTLLLDAQAQNAPDENTRIFAQWRARNSLSLKEAAAALGLTPRTISAYSTSSRPAPKYIALACKGWEAERSCHHS; encoded by the coding sequence TTGATTATCCAGATTGGGGCCGACACGCTTTTATTGGATGCCCAGGCCCAAAACGCACCTGATGAAAACACCCGGATTTTTGCACAATGGCGCGCCAGAAACAGCCTTTCTTTGAAAGAGGCTGCTGCGGCATTGGGGCTGACACCACGTACCATCAGCGCTTATAGCACAAGCAGCCGACCAGCACCTAAATACATCGCCTTGGCTTGCAAGGGGTGGGAGGCTGAACGCTCCTGTCATCATTCCTGA
- a CDS encoding molybdopterin-dependent oxidoreductase: MKQMNIGGSEDHGGSTRISRRTFVKGAAVTGAGLAMGGPTLRALSTDTAHAAPGVMQGEWKSSFCTGCTTWCSLQVFVVNGRAIKMRGHEHSQTNSTYCCPRAHLALQQLYDPDRVKTPMKRTNPNKGKNEDPGFVPVSWDEALDMLADKIMELRDNRETHKFVLFRGRYTAVNSMFYSSVPRIIGSPNNISHSSICAEAEKMRYFLDGQWAYMQYDMPRTRYVLSWGADPLVANRQVSTALRDWGEVLDNARICSIEPRLSGTGSKCDEWLPVKPGYDGALACAMAHVILTEGMWYKPFVGDFKDGENRFVQGETVDEDTFEENHTHGLVRWWNLHVKDTTPEWAEKLCEVPADQIRRVALGFADAAPRCMVWVGGGPGMQPRGSYASMATYALNGLTGGIDNEGGVLAYNSNNYHGLPSHDDFIDSIAEEGNQKEKIDQRGRLEWPNLARGVSGGGVNTNNVADAMLDEDPYLPKVGMGYFANFNFSCPGTQRWAEAMKKFEFFAHMTTHASEMSWYADVVLPVKNCMYEQWATLSHSSHRHTSAAISSPMVDSIWDAKAMETEIPWMLAEKLAERGFDNLLNFYKTFKDPETGREPTTGEELDLYSLKIRTQRYWDPSKHQGGDRFNSWDEFKEVGCWNSDEYEYRHRWSNMGTKTGKFEFYSETLKEALEKHAERHNVSVDRVLEVCNYEARGEMAFIPHHENPYEWGDPEEYPFKFVDYKSRLNREGRSANCAWYNEMKDVDPGDRPYEDVAKLNPRDAERLGVKDGDKIRLTTPIGNIVTTAALWEGCMPGTVAKCFGQGHWAYGRYASKVFGQEPHGANNNDIIPADNDRLSGSTAFYGHIRLKVEKV; encoded by the coding sequence ATGAAACAAATGAACATCGGCGGCAGTGAAGATCACGGCGGGTCCACCAGGATCTCCCGCAGAACCTTTGTCAAAGGGGCAGCAGTTACAGGCGCCGGCCTGGCCATGGGAGGACCCACCCTCAGGGCGCTCAGCACGGATACGGCCCATGCTGCGCCCGGAGTAATGCAGGGTGAATGGAAAAGCAGCTTCTGTACTGGATGCACCACCTGGTGCTCCCTGCAGGTCTTTGTGGTAAACGGACGGGCAATCAAGATGCGGGGGCACGAGCATTCCCAAACCAACAGCACATACTGCTGCCCGCGCGCGCACCTGGCCCTGCAGCAGCTCTATGATCCGGACCGGGTCAAGACCCCTATGAAGCGGACCAACCCCAATAAGGGAAAAAATGAAGACCCTGGTTTTGTACCTGTATCCTGGGACGAGGCCCTGGACATGCTGGCGGATAAAATTATGGAACTTCGAGACAACCGCGAGACCCATAAGTTTGTTCTATTCCGGGGCAGATATACTGCGGTAAACAGCATGTTTTACAGCAGCGTACCCAGAATAATCGGCTCTCCCAACAACATATCTCACAGTTCCATCTGCGCCGAGGCCGAGAAAATGCGCTATTTCCTGGATGGACAATGGGCCTACATGCAGTACGACATGCCCAGGACCAGATACGTGTTGAGCTGGGGCGCAGACCCCCTGGTGGCTAATCGCCAGGTTTCAACGGCCCTCAGGGACTGGGGTGAGGTCCTGGATAACGCCCGCATCTGCTCCATTGAGCCCAGGCTGTCCGGCACCGGTTCCAAGTGCGATGAATGGCTCCCGGTCAAACCGGGATATGACGGAGCCCTGGCCTGTGCCATGGCCCATGTGATCCTCACCGAGGGCATGTGGTACAAGCCTTTTGTGGGCGACTTCAAAGACGGAGAAAACAGGTTTGTACAGGGTGAGACTGTTGACGAGGATACATTCGAGGAAAATCATACCCATGGCCTGGTCAGATGGTGGAACCTGCACGTCAAGGATACCACCCCTGAATGGGCGGAAAAGCTCTGCGAAGTTCCCGCTGACCAGATCAGAAGGGTTGCCCTGGGATTTGCCGACGCCGCTCCCAGATGCATGGTCTGGGTGGGCGGAGGACCTGGAATGCAGCCCCGAGGATCCTACGCTTCCATGGCAACCTACGCCCTCAACGGTCTCACCGGAGGCATCGACAATGAGGGCGGGGTCCTGGCCTACAATTCCAATAACTATCACGGCCTGCCGTCCCATGACGACTTTATAGACTCCATTGCTGAAGAAGGTAATCAAAAGGAAAAGATCGATCAGCGCGGCCGCCTGGAATGGCCCAACCTTGCCCGGGGGGTGTCAGGAGGCGGAGTGAACACCAACAACGTAGCCGACGCCATGCTGGACGAAGATCCCTACCTGCCCAAAGTGGGCATGGGTTATTTCGCCAACTTCAATTTCTCCTGTCCGGGCACGCAGCGCTGGGCCGAGGCCATGAAAAAGTTTGAATTCTTCGCCCATATGACCACCCATGCTTCGGAGATGTCCTGGTATGCCGACGTGGTTCTGCCGGTGAAAAACTGTATGTACGAACAGTGGGCCACCCTCAGCCATTCAAGCCATAGACATACTTCAGCCGCCATCAGCAGTCCCATGGTGGATTCCATCTGGGACGCCAAGGCCATGGAAACAGAGATACCCTGGATGCTGGCGGAAAAACTGGCTGAACGCGGCTTTGACAACCTGCTCAACTTCTACAAAACATTCAAGGACCCCGAGACCGGCAGAGAACCCACAACCGGCGAGGAACTGGACCTGTATTCCCTGAAAATCAGGACCCAGCGGTACTGGGATCCCAGCAAGCACCAGGGTGGAGACAGGTTCAACAGTTGGGATGAATTCAAGGAAGTCGGCTGCTGGAATTCGGATGAGTACGAGTACCGCCACCGCTGGAGCAACATGGGCACCAAGACAGGCAAGTTCGAATTCTATAGTGAGACATTAAAGGAAGCCCTGGAAAAACACGCAGAAAGGCACAACGTCAGCGTAGACCGCGTCCTGGAGGTCTGCAACTACGAAGCCAGGGGGGAGATGGCCTTCATACCCCACCATGAAAACCCCTACGAATGGGGGGACCCGGAAGAATATCCCTTCAAGTTTGTGGACTACAAGTCCAGGCTCAATCGAGAGGGACGCTCGGCCAACTGTGCCTGGTACAACGAAATGAAAGACGTGGACCCCGGTGACAGGCCCTACGAGGACGTAGCCAAGCTAAATCCCAGGGATGCAGAACGTCTGGGTGTCAAGGACGGGGACAAGATCAGGCTGACCACGCCCATCGGCAACATAGTCACTACGGCGGCACTCTGGGAAGGATGCATGCCCGGCACTGTTGCCAAGTGCTTCGGTCAGGGACACTGGGCCTACGGACGCTATGCCTCCAAAGTTTTCGGTCAGGAGCCTCACGGAGCCAACAACAATGATATCATTCCCGCGGACAACGACCGCCTGAGCGGCTCTACAGCGTTTTATGGCCACATCCGTCTTAAAGTGGAAAAAGTATAG
- a CDS encoding 4Fe-4S binding protein, translating to MNNLINRRIFLKQGVAATGGLLLAKGAAGTSQASSTQAAFLYDSIKCINCGICERTCERVNGLPEEHNVIRMSQKAAPGTPIHITRRHSCMQCIRPSCARACPTGATYKDEFGLVSFDSEKCMACGYCVDACPFQHPELSRFTYFSLRNVWINRCTACGACAQACPENALFFGFRNELMDMAKKRLDEIKNNYPLTKAQLYGEEDLNLIWILADDPYVYDLPGPTAAAVVDDKLMLWKDVLRPGILSLSGVAMAILGVVYFFARRNHKKEVERLRQEGKL from the coding sequence ATGAACAACTTGATCAATCGGCGCATTTTCCTGAAACAAGGTGTTGCAGCCACGGGAGGCCTTCTCCTGGCCAAAGGCGCTGCCGGCACAAGCCAAGCCTCCAGCACTCAGGCCGCGTTTCTTTACGACAGCATCAAATGCATCAATTGCGGGATTTGTGAAAGAACATGTGAGCGGGTAAACGGGCTGCCTGAGGAGCACAACGTCATCAGAATGAGCCAGAAGGCGGCTCCCGGCACTCCCATTCACATCACCAGACGCCATTCCTGCATGCAGTGTATCCGTCCGTCCTGCGCCCGGGCCTGCCCCACAGGTGCCACCTACAAGGACGAATTCGGGCTGGTCAGCTTTGATTCTGAAAAATGCATGGCCTGCGGCTACTGTGTGGACGCCTGCCCTTTCCAGCATCCCGAGCTTTCCAGGTTCACATACTTCAGCCTGCGCAACGTCTGGATAAACCGCTGCACCGCCTGCGGGGCCTGCGCTCAGGCCTGCCCGGAAAACGCCCTTTTCTTCGGTTTCCGCAATGAACTCATGGATATGGCCAAAAAAAGGCTTGATGAAATCAAAAACAACTACCCTTTAACCAAGGCTCAGCTATACGGCGAGGAAGATCTGAATCTCATCTGGATCCTGGCGGATGACCCTTATGTCTATGATCTGCCGGGCCCCACCGCAGCAGCAGTTGTGGATGACAAGTTGATGCTCTGGAAAGATGTCCTCAGGCCAGGGATCTTGTCCCTGTCCGGAGTGGCCATGGCCATTCTGGGCGTGGTGTACTTTTTTGCCCGGCGCAACCATAAAAAAGAAGTAGAGCGCCTCAGACAGGAAGGCAAACTTTAA
- a CDS encoding multiheme c-type cytochrome — protein sequence MVNKKSGMQAMILGLLLLSLALSGCDSGEASAQARYDDDGYWIVPLLPEGPRIDKDEAHHIDTAPAVTAEITEVDIKNGGEVEVTFVVPDYEKDHVHIELTIAKWIEEENTWMNMLQRTRERGPQDDPMYGDGVKVIRGGNLRMQDDDALTGGEEVYGGMRFTTKLKAGPGDFGNVSGELQPIDFSDGVLWRRSGDDDPTTYGDPDDTEYHEYVREFIEEINQYGDWEEGVYRVGVTERNRGQDYYVRFNAVADFKYDGQDSAELLSRDERRHTAGEAIAEGTCFTCHSDDLRFPTNEVHGEQRQDPTVCANCHNDYTWDSRNAYAEVDGWPSMDMNVLTHKIHAGMEGYVADAYAYQQVRFPDWTFGRTSRPSDDTPYPNSPGVANCTSCHAQTGGGDYAWQRENPDPDGCATCHGEGGVVFWEAEPDDPDYDYIQSTYDCGYNCSSCHGEDKPIEHTADYYHGLSERLEELATARSYEMEVVEVENAVAGESPRVTWRVHKDGEYQDLFSGRDGTYLFQGDPADFDDDAVRIGIGWGYNNSWINDGISPREDTGAIGDPAQQVAHVDNTEPGGDETTAVTTFEQPLPEQARSGRDGFVILEMGPAEMDLNSRMANISLGSGSNTLDRDPGAKVDTESCLGCHNTIGRHGTYSDQDISSCISCHNAGSLSRDDSASQGTVDFMYIIHAIHGTGEKRATFDRRRDHTVDGHYEGGYSYVTYPNTVLDCQACHTDDTHDFTEGYLDRMGVIGDKMKDRYLEGAGVNAPMASTCYSCHQDTEDDLADWELRFHLYHSGGDMYGNHDHAFYQETREKCLECHK from the coding sequence ATGGTTAACAAAAAATCCGGGATGCAGGCGATGATCCTGGGACTTCTGCTGCTCAGCCTTGCCCTGTCCGGCTGTGACAGCGGCGAGGCCAGCGCCCAGGCCAGATATGACGATGATGGATACTGGATAGTTCCCCTACTGCCAGAGGGACCGCGAATAGACAAGGATGAGGCCCACCACATAGACACAGCCCCGGCTGTAACTGCTGAAATTACAGAAGTGGATATCAAAAACGGCGGCGAAGTGGAAGTGACCTTTGTAGTTCCGGACTATGAAAAGGACCATGTGCACATTGAGCTGACCATAGCCAAATGGATAGAAGAGGAAAACACCTGGATGAACATGCTGCAGCGCACCAGGGAACGCGGCCCCCAGGATGATCCTATGTACGGCGACGGGGTCAAGGTCATCCGGGGCGGGAATCTGCGCATGCAGGACGATGACGCCCTGACCGGCGGCGAAGAGGTGTACGGCGGCATGCGCTTTACCACTAAGCTAAAGGCCGGTCCCGGGGACTTCGGCAACGTCAGCGGCGAACTCCAGCCCATCGACTTCAGCGATGGAGTGCTGTGGAGACGCAGTGGAGATGATGACCCAACCACCTACGGTGATCCTGATGACACTGAATACCACGAATATGTGCGTGAATTCATAGAAGAGATCAATCAATACGGCGACTGGGAAGAGGGTGTCTACCGCGTGGGCGTGACTGAAAGAAACAGAGGCCAGGACTACTATGTACGCTTCAACGCAGTGGCCGACTTCAAATATGACGGCCAGGACAGCGCGGAACTGCTTTCCCGGGACGAACGCAGGCACACCGCCGGGGAGGCCATAGCCGAAGGCACCTGCTTCACCTGCCACAGCGATGACCTGCGCTTTCCCACCAATGAGGTTCACGGCGAACAGCGTCAGGACCCCACGGTCTGCGCCAACTGTCACAACGATTACACCTGGGATTCCCGAAACGCCTACGCCGAAGTGGACGGATGGCCCAGCATGGACATGAACGTTTTGACCCACAAAATACACGCCGGCATGGAAGGCTATGTTGCCGATGCCTATGCCTACCAGCAGGTCAGGTTTCCTGACTGGACCTTCGGCAGAACCTCCCGGCCAAGCGACGACACCCCCTATCCCAACAGTCCGGGAGTGGCCAACTGTACCTCATGCCATGCCCAGACCGGGGGAGGCGATTACGCCTGGCAGCGCGAAAATCCCGACCCTGACGGCTGTGCCACCTGTCACGGTGAAGGCGGGGTGGTCTTCTGGGAGGCTGAACCGGATGATCCGGATTACGATTACATCCAGAGCACCTATGACTGCGGATACAACTGCTCCAGCTGTCATGGCGAGGACAAGCCCATCGAACATACAGCGGATTACTATCACGGCCTGAGTGAAAGGTTGGAAGAGCTGGCAACAGCCCGCAGCTACGAAATGGAAGTAGTCGAGGTAGAGAATGCAGTGGCCGGGGAAAGCCCCAGAGTCACCTGGCGGGTACACAAAGACGGCGAATACCAGGACCTGTTTTCCGGCCGGGACGGAACCTATCTGTTCCAGGGAGATCCTGCCGACTTTGATGATGATGCTGTACGTATAGGCATTGGCTGGGGCTACAACAATTCCTGGATCAACGACGGCATTTCTCCCCGCGAAGATACCGGAGCCATAGGCGACCCCGCTCAACAGGTGGCCCACGTGGACAATACCGAACCTGGCGGCGATGAAACCACTGCTGTAACCACTTTTGAGCAGCCTCTGCCTGAACAGGCCCGAAGCGGTAGAGACGGGTTCGTGATCCTGGAGATGGGACCCGCCGAGATGGACCTTAACAGCCGTATGGCGAACATAAGCCTGGGGTCCGGAAGCAACACCTTAGACAGAGATCCAGGGGCAAAGGTGGACACAGAAAGCTGCCTGGGCTGCCATAATACCATAGGCCGCCACGGCACATACTCAGATCAGGACATTTCCTCCTGCATCTCCTGTCATAATGCAGGTTCCTTGAGCCGTGACGACAGTGCCAGTCAGGGAACCGTGGACTTTATGTACATTATACATGCCATCCATGGCACGGGAGAAAAACGGGCCACGTTTGACCGTCGCCGCGACCACACAGTGGATGGTCATTACGAGGGTGGCTATTCCTACGTCACCTACCCCAATACCGTACTGGACTGCCAGGCCTGTCATACGGACGATACCCACGATTTTACCGAGGGGTATTTAGACCGTATGGGTGTAATCGGTGACAAAATGAAAGACAGGTACCTGGAAGGCGCAGGGGTGAACGCACCCATGGCCTCAACCTGCTATTCCTGCCACCAGGATACGGAAGACGACCTGGCCGACTGGGAACTGCGCTTTCACCTCTACCATTCCGGCGGTGATATGTACGGCAACCACGATCATGCATTTTACCAGGAAACCCGGGAAAAGTGTCTGGAATGTCATAAATAG
- the nrfD gene encoding NrfD/PsrC family molybdoenzyme membrane anchor subunit has product MSKAWFGLLGIGLLIGLFTALTVVVRGLGVYNLNDVTFWALPMAGYLFFALTAAGLTLLSSLPSIFGLKEYYPFAKRAALLAFATLLVGIMCKGLDLGPMSTLLNTVWIGLSPNPASPIWWMAVLYGFYLAFVLIKFYFINKGEWHTTRSWTGGLLALGLMIMAYTALSIVFGTADARPAFFGHFTALYFAVTALTSGMAAIVLASFVHSAIRGSMSQQEETAFDKVAKIFAVMLAIALFVFILRAIIGYTSLQVEFQGFRYIAGTGIYQMELWLGLIIPLILMVVPAIRKTAAGKVVASVLALVGMFAGRLVMLLSAQVMPIGAMAETRPEIVTYTPSFFEWGTIILALSLCLMIYSLGVKYLNLEATPEH; this is encoded by the coding sequence ATGAGTAAAGCATGGTTCGGCCTGCTGGGGATAGGCCTGCTGATAGGGCTTTTTACGGCCCTGACAGTAGTAGTCAGAGGCCTTGGGGTATACAATCTCAACGACGTGACATTCTGGGCCCTGCCCATGGCCGGATATCTTTTCTTTGCCCTTACAGCGGCCGGGTTGACCCTCTTGTCTTCCCTGCCCTCCATCTTCGGGCTCAAGGAATATTATCCATTTGCCAAACGTGCGGCCCTGCTGGCCTTTGCCACTCTGCTGGTGGGCATCATGTGCAAAGGCCTGGATCTGGGTCCCATGTCCACTCTGCTTAATACCGTCTGGATAGGTCTGTCGCCCAATCCTGCATCCCCAATATGGTGGATGGCGGTCCTTTATGGTTTTTATCTGGCCTTTGTGCTCATCAAATTCTACTTCATCAACAAGGGTGAATGGCATACTACCAGAAGCTGGACAGGAGGCCTGCTGGCCCTGGGCCTGATGATCATGGCTTATACTGCTCTAAGCATCGTGTTCGGCACTGCTGATGCCAGGCCCGCATTCTTCGGACACTTTACCGCCCTGTACTTCGCAGTTACAGCCCTGACCAGCGGCATGGCGGCCATAGTCCTGGCCTCTTTTGTGCATTCCGCAATCCGGGGCAGTATGTCTCAGCAGGAGGAGACGGCCTTTGACAAGGTGGCCAAAATCTTTGCTGTGATGCTGGCCATAGCCCTGTTTGTGTTTATCCTCAGGGCCATAATAGGCTACACCTCTCTGCAGGTTGAATTCCAGGGCTTCAGGTATATCGCCGGGACAGGCATCTACCAGATGGAACTCTGGCTTGGTCTGATAATCCCGCTGATCCTGATGGTCGTCCCTGCCATACGCAAGACCGCGGCAGGCAAGGTGGTGGCTTCTGTACTGGCCCTGGTGGGCATGTTCGCCGGAAGGCTGGTAATGCTTTTGTCGGCCCAGGTAATGCCCATAGGTGCCATGGCTGAAACCAGGCCGGAGATTGTTACCTATACCCCGAGCTTTTTCGAGTGGGGCACAATCATCCTGGCCCTGTCCCTCTGCTTGATGATTTACTCTCTGGGGGTCAAGTATCTGAATCTGGAAGCAACTCCGGAACATTAA
- a CDS encoding 4Fe-4S dicluster domain-containing protein: MPRYAMVIDLQRCGGCGACITGCKYENNLPEGVRWSNKMTETLGTFPNVRYYYRPTLCNHCENAPCVRGCPTRALHKVEGGITAHDPNKCIGCRYCLVNCPYGVINYTWNKPHREWENDDAVIPDCTMSPREQARALNVPNWPLYNPDPDYNYQAIRPTGVVEKCHFCRHRVVNGELPWCVEVCPCDARIFGDLDDPDSLVNRVLGLFRAEKLRPELGTEPRVFYVREFCPCVYEAGKGMI; this comes from the coding sequence ATGCCTAGATATGCCATGGTTATAGATCTGCAGCGCTGCGGGGGTTGCGGAGCCTGCATTACCGGATGCAAGTATGAAAACAACCTGCCGGAAGGGGTACGCTGGTCCAACAAGATGACCGAGACCCTGGGCACATTTCCCAATGTTCGATATTACTACCGGCCCACGCTTTGCAATCACTGCGAGAACGCCCCTTGCGTGCGCGGCTGCCCCACCCGGGCTCTGCACAAGGTCGAGGGCGGCATAACAGCCCACGATCCCAACAAGTGCATCGGCTGCCGCTACTGCCTGGTGAACTGCCCTTACGGGGTGATCAACTATACCTGGAACAAGCCGCACAGGGAATGGGAAAATGATGACGCGGTGATACCCGACTGTACAATGTCCCCCCGGGAACAGGCCCGGGCCCTGAATGTGCCCAACTGGCCCCTGTACAACCCGGACCCGGACTACAATTATCAGGCCATCCGGCCCACCGGGGTTGTGGAGAAATGCCATTTCTGCCGCCACCGCGTGGTCAACGGTGAGCTGCCCTGGTGCGTGGAGGTCTGCCCATGCGATGCCCGTATCTTCGGAGATCTGGACGACCCGGACAGTCTGGTAAACCGGGTGCTCGGACTGTTCCGGGCGGAAAAACTCCGGCCGGAACTGGGTACTGAGCCCAGAGTGTTTTATGTCAGGGAATTCTGCCCCTGCGTGTACGAAGCTGGCAAGGGCATGATCTAA
- a CDS encoding tyrosine-type recombinase/integrase has protein sequence MYKAWFKAREKAGLEDVKQHTLRHSFASFLVNADRNLYEAGKLLGHTQVKTTMRYAHLADKTLAEAVNTVPLGKVA, from the coding sequence ATTTACAAAGCCTGGTTTAAAGCCAGGGAGAAAGCCGGGCTGGAAGATGTGAAGCAACATACTTTACGACACAGCTTCGCCAGTTTCCTGGTTAATGCAGATAGAAATCTGTATGAGGCAGGGAAGCTACTGGGGCATACCCAGGTAAAGACAACAATGAGATACGCGCACCTTGCAGATAAAACCCTGGCGGAGGCGGTGAACACAGTGCCTTTGGGAAAAGTAGCTTAA